A DNA window from Fragaria vesca subsp. vesca linkage group LG3, FraVesHawaii_1.0, whole genome shotgun sequence contains the following coding sequences:
- the LOC101298493 gene encoding quinone oxidoreductase PIG3-like: MKAVVITVLGGPEVLQVQEVEDPELKDDEVLIKVEAAALNKLDSFQRQGVFAPPQGASPYPGLECSGTIEAVGGHVSRWNVGDQVCALLSGGGYAEKVAVPAGQVLPVPPGISLKDAASFPEVACTVWSTIFMVSRLSSGEILLIHGGSSGIGTFAIQMAKYWGARVFVTAGSEEKLAACKDLGADVCINYKTEDFVARVKEETGGKGVDVILDSLGQSYFQRNLDSLNFDGRLFLIGTMSGSVTELDLRVVMSKRLTIQAAGLRVRSPENKAVIIREVEKNVWPAIVAGKVKPVIYKHFPLTEAAEAHRLLDNSQHIGKILLFP, encoded by the exons ATGAAGGCCGTGGTGATAACAGTCCTAGGTGGACCGGAGGTCCTCCAAGTACAAGAAGTAGAAGACCCAGAACTCAAAGACGACGAGGTTCTCATCAAAGTCGAGGCGGCGGCGCTGAACAAACTCGACTCGTTTCAGAGGCAAGGAGTGTTTGCACCACCTCAAGGTGCTAGTCCATACCCTGGTCTCGAATGCTCTGGAACCATCGAGGCCGTCGGAGGACACGTGTCACGATGGAACGTCGGCGATCAG GTGTGTGCTCTACTTAGTGGAGGAGGGTATGCCGAGAAGGTGGCTGTTCCGGCAGGACAGGTTCTACCAGTTCCACCTGGTATTTCTTTGAAGGATGCTGCAAGCTTTCCTGAGGTTGCGTGCACGGTCTGGTCCACTATTTTTATGGTTAGCCGGCTATCTTCTGGTGAAATATTATTG ATTCATGGGGGCTCCAGCGGAATTGGTACATTTGCGATTCAGATGGCTAAATACTGGGGAGCTAGGGTGTTTGTCACAGCAG GTAGTGAGGAAAAGTTAGCAGCATGTAAGGATCTTGGTGCTGATGTATGCATCAATTACAAGACCGAGGATTTTGTTGCACGAGTAAAGGAAGAAACTGGCGGCAAAG GTGTTGATGTCATCTTGGACAGCCTTGGGCAATCCTACTTTCAACGAAACCTTGACAGCTTAAATTTTGATGGGAGGCTTTTCCTCATTGGCACAATGAGTGGCTCTGTCACAGAATTAGATCTTCGTGTGGTGATGTCAAAGCGCCTTACCATCCAAG CGGCTGGTCTGCGAGTAAGAAGTCCAGAAAACAAAGCAGTAATTATTAGGGAGGTGGAGAAAAATGTGTGGCCTGCAATTGTGGCTGGCAAGGTGAAACCTGTGATCTACAAGCATTTCCCATTGACTGAAGCTGCAGAGGCTCACCGGTTATTGGATAATAGCCAACATATTGGAAAGATACTACTTTTTCCATGA
- the LOC101312418 gene encoding alternative NAD(P)H dehydrogenase 2, mitochondrial-like has product MRGVVKEVHAKKIVLNDGTDVPYGLLVWSTGVGPSQFVKSLNLPKSPGGRVGVDGWMRVPSVEDVFALGDCAGFLEETGMPVLPALAQVAERQGKFLVELFNRIGKEAGKAMSAKDISLGEPFVYKHLGSMASVGSYKALVDLRKSKDSKGISHAGFVSWFIWRSAYLTRVVSWRNRFYVAVNWATTLVFGRDNSRIG; this is encoded by the exons ATGCGAGGTGTTGTGAAAGAGGTGCATGCCAAGAAGATAGTTCTTAATGATGGAACTGATGTTCCATATGGCCTTTTGGTCTGGTCTACTGGGGTTGGTCCCTCACAGTTTGTGAAATCACTTAATCTTCCCAAGTCCCCTGGTGGAAG GGTTGGTGTCGATGGGTGGATGCGAGTTCCTTCTGTGGAAGATGTGTTTGCACTTGGAGATTGCGCAGGTTTTCTTGAAGAGACTGGGATGCCAGTGCTTCCAGCTTTAGCTCAG GTGGCAGAAAGGCAAGGAAAATTTCTGGTGGAGTTGTTTAACAGGATTGGGAAGGAGGCAGGTAAGGCCATGAGTGCAAAAGATATCTCTCTGGGAGAACCTTTTGTCTACAAGCACCTCGGAAGCATGGCATCCGTTGGGAGTTATAAGGCACTCGTTGATCTGCGCAAATCCAAG GATTCAAAGGGCATATCCCATGCTGGATTTGTTAGCTGGTTCATCTGGCGCTCTGCTTATCTTACCCGGGTTGTAAGTTGGAGGAACAGGTTCTATGTTGCTGTGAACTGGGCTACCACGCTTGTGTTTGGCAGAGACAACTCAAGAATAGGTTGA
- the LOC101297912 gene encoding quinone oxidoreductase PIG3-like gives MKAVVVTAPGGPEVLQVQEVEDPQIKSDEVLIKVEATALNRADTFQRKGLYPPPPGSSQYLGLECSGTIEAVGEHVSRWKVGDQVCALLSGGGYAEKVAVPEGQVLPVPPGISLKDAASFPEVACTVWSTIFMMSRLSSGETLLVHGGSSGIGTFAIQIAKYRGVRVFVTAGSEEKLAACKELGADVGINYKTEDFVARVKEETSGKGVDVILDSIGQAYFKRNLDSLAFDGRLFVIGTLSGSVTELDLRVVLSKRLTIQAAGLRYRSPENKAVIVREVEENVWPAIVAGMVKTVVYKRFPLSKATEAHQLLETSQHIGKILLFP, from the exons ATGAAGGCGGTAGTGGTAACAGCCCCCGGCGGACCGGAGGTCCTCCAAGTACAAGAAGTAGAAGACCCACAAATCAAATCCGACGAGGTCCTCATCAAAGTGGAGGCCACCGCCCTCAACCGAGCCGACACTTTCCAGAGGAAGGGACTTTACCCGCCTCCTCCGGGGTCCAGTCAGTACCTCGGCCTCGAATGTTCTGGAACCATCGAGGCCGTTGGAGAACACGTGTCACGCTGGAAAGTCGGGGATCAG GTGTGTGCTTTACTTAGCGGAGGAGGGTATGCCGAGAAGGTGGCTGTTCCGGAGGGGCAGGTTCTTCCTGTTCCGCCTGGTATTTCTTTGAAGGATGCTGCCAGCTTTCCGGAGGTGGCGTGCACCGTTTGGTCCACTATCTTTATGATGAGCCGGCTATCTTCGGGTGAAACACTCTTG GTTCATGGGGGTTCGAGTGGAATCGGCACGTTTGCAATTCAGATTGCTAAATACCGGGGAGTGAGGGTATTTGTCACAGCAG GTAGTGAGGAGAAGCTAGCGGCTTGTAAGGAGCTTGGGGCTGATGTAGGTATCAATTACAAGACGGAGGATTTTGTTGCACGTGTGAAGGAAGAGACCAGTGGCAAAG GTGTAGATGTCATCTTGGATAGCATTGGGCAAGCCTATTTTAAACGTAACCTCGACAGCTTAGCTTTTGATGGGAGGCTTTTTGTTATTGGGACCTTGAGTGGCTCTGTCACAGAGCTAGATCTTCGTGTGGTGCTTTCAAAGCGCCTCACCATCCAAG CGGCTGGTTTACGCTACAGAAGTCCAGAAAACAAAGCGGTAATTGTTAGAGAGGTGGAGGAGAATGTGTGGCCTGCAATTGTGGCTGGCATGGTGAAAACTGTTGTCTACAAGCGTTTCCCATTATCTAAAGCCACTGAGGCTCACCAGCTATTGGAAACTAGCCAGCATATTGGAAAGATACTACTCTTCCCATGA
- the LOC101299357 gene encoding endonuclease 4-like yields the protein MGLFGVWWSGSVVGFLVLVPGILGWGKEGHYAVCKIAEGFLSEDALAAVKELLPESAGGDLAAVCSWPDEIRFHYRWSSALHYVDTPDFLCNYNDSRDCHDSAGHKGRCVTAAINNYTMQLLTYQDSISKSKYNLTEALLFLSHFIGDIHQPLHVGFTGDLGGNTIIVRWYHRKTNLHHVWDNMIIESAVKTIYGNNLELMIETIQRNITDAWFSDLSSWQFCANNWSTVCPNEYASESIRLACKFAYRNATPGSTLNDDYFVSRLPIVEKRLAQSGVRLAATLNHIFSEPKIAGA from the exons ATGGGTTTGTTTGGGGTGTGGTGGAGTGGAAGTGTGGTAGGGTTTCTTGTGTTGGTGCCAGGAATTCTGGGTTGGGGCAAAGAAGGCCACTATGCAGTTTGCAAGATAGCAGAG GGATTTCTTAGTGAAGATGCTTTAGCTGCTGTGAAAGAATTACTACCAGAATCTGCTGGAGGTGATCTTGCTGCAGTTTGCTCCTGGCCTGATGAGATTCGCTTTCATTATCGGTGGAGTAGTGCTTTGCACTATGTTGACACACCGGATTTTCTGTGTAACTACAATGACAGCA GAGACTGCCATGACTCTGCTGGACATAAAGGTAGATGTGTAACTGCAGCAATTAACAACTATACGATGCAGCTTTTGACTTATCAGGATTCCATCTCAAAATCAAAAT ACAACTTAACAGAGGCACTTCTTTTCTTGTCTCACTTTATTGGGGATATCCATCAG CCCCTACATGTTGGTTTCACTGGAGACCTAGGGGGGAACACAATAATAGTCCGTTGGTATCACAGGAAGACAAATCTTCACCAT GTATGGGATAATATGATCATTGAATCTGCTGTAAAGACAATATATGGGAACAATCTTGAACTCATGATAGAGACTATTCAGAGGAATATTACA GATGCTTGGTTCAGTGATTTGTCATCATGGCAGTTTTGTGCAAATAATTGGAGTACTGTATGTCCAAATGA GTATGCTTCTGAAAGCATTCGTTTGGCATGCAAATTTGCTTACAGGAATGCCACTCCCGGAAGCACTCTGAATG ATGATTACTTTGTTTCTCGGCTGCCTATAGTGGAGAAGCGGCTAGCTCAAAGTGGGGTCCGCTTGGCTGCTACCCTCAATCATATCTTCTCTGAACCAAAAATTGCTGGAGCATGA